A window of Pseudodesulfovibrio hydrargyri contains these coding sequences:
- the larC gene encoding nickel insertion protein, which produces MSEDKTKERKARTMPEDKDRQAAPCSPVSEPHEHGHHGHDHHHDHHEHGHAHSHEHHHEHDHGHHHEHDHHHAVPTTGGRVLTVRASSGLSGDIMLAGLAALAGLDSKDLDGLAGELGLDSLCGSVQLEPRSVNSIAGVGCKVTLPHEHAHRNLADILKIIEAGAMPDEAKEPAKKAFTILAQAEGEVHGMPSREVTFHEVGALDSILDICLVCRLFVMLKPDRFVCNPLPLADGVVKCAHGKVPSPAPAVLRLLENVPVCGFAGQGETVTPTAIALLKALGADFGPWPNMVMHKSVISYGTKVFPDAPNGAIWAIGAAGA; this is translated from the coding sequence ATGAGTGAAGACAAGACCAAGGAGCGCAAGGCCCGGACCATGCCCGAGGACAAGGATCGACAGGCCGCGCCCTGCAGCCCTGTTTCGGAACCCCATGAACACGGCCACCACGGGCACGATCACCACCATGACCATCACGAACACGGGCACGCGCACTCTCATGAACACCATCACGAGCACGATCACGGGCACCACCATGAACACGACCACCATCATGCGGTGCCCACGACCGGCGGCCGGGTCCTGACGGTCCGGGCCTCGAGCGGCCTATCCGGGGACATCATGCTGGCGGGCCTGGCCGCGCTGGCAGGCCTTGATAGTAAGGACTTGGATGGGCTTGCCGGAGAATTGGGGCTGGATTCCCTGTGCGGCTCCGTACAGCTCGAGCCCCGGTCCGTGAACAGCATCGCCGGTGTGGGCTGCAAGGTGACCCTGCCCCACGAGCACGCGCACAGGAATCTGGCCGACATCCTCAAGATCATCGAGGCGGGGGCCATGCCGGACGAAGCCAAGGAGCCGGCCAAAAAGGCGTTCACCATTCTGGCCCAGGCCGAGGGCGAGGTGCACGGGATGCCGAGCCGGGAGGTGACCTTCCACGAAGTCGGCGCCCTGGACAGCATCCTGGACATCTGTCTGGTCTGCCGCCTCTTCGTCATGCTCAAGCCCGACCGGTTCGTGTGCAACCCCCTGCCCCTGGCCGACGGCGTGGTCAAGTGCGCCCACGGCAAGGTGCCGTCCCCGGCCCCGGCCGTTCTGCGCCTCCTGGAAAACGTGCCGGTCTGCGGCTTCGCCGGGCAGGGGGAGACGGTCACCCCCACGGCCATAGCCCTGCTCAAGGCCCTGGGAGCGGACTTCGGTCCCTGGCCGAACATGGTTATGCACAAAAGCGTCATCAGCTACGGCACCAAGGTGTTTCCCGACGCCCCCAACGGCGCCATCTGGGCCATCGGGGCCGCGGGCGCATAG
- a CDS encoding UbiX family flavin prenyltransferase has translation MRIIVGITGASGAVYGLRLLQELAKLGHEVHATVSNSGWKVLDHECGADADTIRPLVHALYAVEDIAAPIASGSFRADVMAVAPCTMRTLAAISSGLAGNLLCRAADVMLKERKNLVLAVRETPLNAIHLENMLTLARLGVGIVPACPGFYHAPRTLDDLVSIMVGRILDSMGIDNDIFTRWGGFPEDR, from the coding sequence ATGCGGATAATAGTCGGAATAACGGGAGCCAGCGGCGCGGTGTACGGCCTGCGCCTGTTGCAGGAACTGGCCAAGCTTGGGCACGAGGTCCACGCCACGGTCAGCAACAGCGGCTGGAAGGTCCTGGATCATGAGTGCGGGGCGGACGCGGACACGATTCGTCCCCTGGTGCACGCCCTCTACGCCGTGGAGGACATTGCGGCCCCGATCGCCAGCGGCTCGTTCAGGGCGGACGTCATGGCCGTCGCTCCCTGCACCATGCGCACTCTGGCGGCCATCTCCTCGGGGCTGGCGGGCAACCTGCTCTGCCGGGCGGCCGACGTCATGCTCAAGGAACGCAAGAACCTCGTCCTCGCCGTGCGGGAAACGCCGCTGAACGCCATCCATCTGGAAAACATGCTCACCCTCGCCCGACTCGGAGTGGGCATCGTCCCGGCATGTCCCGGTTTCTACCACGCCCCCCGCACGCTGGACGATCTGGTGTCCATCATGGTGGGGCGCATCCTGGACAGCATGGGTATCGACAACGACATCTTCACCCGTTGGGGCGGCTTCCCCGAAGACCGCTGA
- a CDS encoding acetaldehyde dehydrogenase (acetylating), whose protein sequence is MDKIKVGIIGPGNIGSDLMFKVMKSRYLEMSMMTGIVESEGIKRANSMGIKTSIEGCKAILEEEDIKIVFEATSAKAHLMNAPLLREAGKIAVDMTPACVGAQVVPCVNLDSVADMDNFNMVTCGGQATVPIVYAINQAADVEYAEIVAALSSKSAGPGTRANIDEFTETTSKALETIGGADRGKAIIVLNPAEPPLMMTNTIYALVRNPDRDAIIASVNDIIKKVQAYVPGYRLRVPPTINGNKVTAIVEVEGAGDFLPSYSGNLDIINQAAVAVAEKVAARMLQMESAA, encoded by the coding sequence ATGGACAAAATCAAAGTAGGCATCATAGGTCCCGGCAACATCGGGTCGGATCTCATGTTCAAGGTCATGAAAAGCCGTTATCTCGAGATGTCGATGATGACCGGTATTGTGGAATCCGAAGGGATCAAGCGTGCCAACTCCATGGGTATCAAGACGTCCATCGAAGGCTGTAAGGCCATCCTGGAGGAAGAAGACATTAAAATCGTGTTCGAAGCCACCAGCGCCAAGGCCCACCTGATGAATGCCCCGCTGCTCCGCGAAGCCGGCAAGATCGCCGTGGACATGACTCCCGCGTGCGTGGGCGCCCAGGTGGTTCCCTGCGTCAATCTTGATTCCGTGGCCGACATGGACAACTTCAACATGGTCACGTGCGGCGGACAGGCCACCGTGCCCATCGTCTACGCCATCAACCAGGCGGCCGACGTGGAGTACGCCGAGATCGTGGCCGCCCTGTCCTCCAAGAGCGCCGGACCGGGCACCCGCGCCAACATCGACGAATTCACCGAAACCACCTCCAAGGCGCTGGAAACCATCGGCGGCGCCGACCGGGGCAAGGCGATCATCGTGCTCAACCCGGCCGAGCCGCCCCTGATGATGACCAACACCATCTACGCCCTGGTCCGCAACCCGGACCGCGACGCCATCATCGCCTCGGTCAACGACATTATCAAAAAGGTCCAGGCCTACGTGCCCGGCTACCGCCTGCGCGTGCCGCCGACCATCAACGGCAACAAGGTGACGGCCATCGTCGAGGTGGAAGGCGCCGGCGACTTCCTGCCCTCCTACTCCGGCAACCTGGACATCATCAATCAAGCGGCCGTCGCCGTGGCGGAAAAAGTGGCCGCGCGCATGCTTCAAATGGAAAGCGCGGCTTAA
- the dmpG gene encoding 4-hydroxy-2-oxovalerate aldolase, with translation MQKSIKIIDTTLRDGSHAVSHSFTPEQVKAIAGGLDAAGVDLIEITHGDGLAGSSINYGFSEHPELELIRAASEVVKNAKLTVLLLPGIGTIEDLEMARDAGATAVRIATHCTEADIAIQHIRYAKEHGMFTVGFLMMVHMTSPEELAKQALVFEEAGADYINLADSAGHLLPNEVRARVKAVREAVKIPVGFHAHNNLGVAVANSLAAAEEGAQYLDATLRGLGAGAGNAQSEVLAAVLNRAGFETKADFNTLMDVAAEFVDPVMKRPQVIFNDAITIGYAGVYSSFLLHARNAAETYGVNAREILVELGKRRMVGGQEDMIIDVAHEIALQQGQTN, from the coding sequence ATGCAGAAATCCATCAAGATCATAGATACAACGCTCCGGGACGGCAGCCACGCCGTCAGCCACAGCTTCACCCCGGAACAGGTCAAGGCCATCGCCGGCGGACTGGACGCGGCGGGCGTGGACCTGATCGAAATCACCCACGGGGACGGCCTGGCCGGCTCCTCCATCAACTACGGCTTTTCCGAGCACCCCGAGCTGGAACTCATCCGCGCGGCCAGCGAGGTCGTCAAGAACGCCAAGCTGACCGTCCTGCTGCTGCCCGGCATCGGCACCATCGAGGACCTGGAAATGGCCCGCGACGCCGGCGCCACCGCCGTGCGCATCGCCACCCACTGCACCGAAGCGGACATCGCCATCCAGCACATCCGGTACGCCAAGGAACACGGCATGTTCACCGTGGGCTTCCTGATGATGGTCCACATGACCAGCCCCGAAGAGCTGGCCAAGCAGGCCCTCGTCTTCGAGGAGGCCGGTGCGGACTACATCAACCTGGCCGACTCCGCCGGGCACCTGCTGCCCAACGAAGTGCGCGCCCGGGTCAAGGCCGTCAGGGAGGCCGTCAAGATTCCCGTCGGTTTCCACGCCCACAACAACCTCGGCGTGGCGGTCGCCAACTCCCTGGCCGCGGCCGAGGAAGGCGCCCAGTATCTGGACGCCACCCTGCGCGGCCTGGGCGCCGGAGCGGGCAACGCCCAGTCCGAAGTGCTGGCCGCCGTGCTGAACCGGGCGGGCTTCGAGACCAAGGCCGATTTCAACACCCTCATGGACGTGGCCGCGGAGTTCGTCGATCCCGTGATGAAGCGGCCGCAGGTCATCTTCAACGACGCCATCACCATCGGCTACGCCGGGGTCTACTCCAGCTTCCTGCTGCACGCCCGCAACGCGGCCGAGACCTATGGCGTCAACGCCAGGGAGATCCTCGTGGAACTGGGCAAACGCCGCATGGTCGGCGGCCAGGAAGACATGATCATCGACGTCGCCCATGAGATCGCCCTCCAGCAGGGACAGACGAACTAG
- the larB gene encoding nickel pincer cofactor biosynthesis protein LarB, with protein sequence MHNSYGILFDHDRQARIGLPEAVFCEGKSREAVVSLLTDHAGAGKAPILFTRLDREVIEAAPSVVRDAYDYHPLSRTAYTRPLPRRGGGEVAVVSAGTADGSVTWETVRTLQYLGITVNVFEDNGVAALWRLTSSLPKLESADVIVVVAGLDAALASVLGGLSGKPLFAVPTSVGYGMAHEGEAALASMLVSCAPGIGVLNIDNGYGAACAAARIINLLSQKEVLK encoded by the coding sequence ATGCATAATTCATACGGAATACTGTTTGACCATGATCGGCAGGCCCGCATAGGCCTTCCGGAGGCGGTTTTCTGCGAAGGAAAGAGCCGGGAGGCCGTCGTTTCGCTGTTGACCGATCACGCCGGGGCGGGCAAGGCTCCGATTCTGTTCACCCGGCTGGACCGGGAAGTGATCGAGGCCGCGCCGTCCGTCGTGCGCGACGCTTACGACTATCACCCCCTTTCGCGCACCGCATACACCCGGCCCCTGCCCCGGCGGGGCGGCGGGGAGGTGGCCGTGGTCTCGGCCGGAACGGCCGATGGAAGCGTCACCTGGGAAACCGTGCGCACGCTGCAGTACCTGGGCATCACCGTCAATGTGTTCGAGGACAACGGCGTGGCCGCCCTCTGGAGATTGACGTCCAGCCTGCCCAAGCTGGAAAGCGCGGACGTCATCGTCGTGGTCGCTGGACTCGACGCCGCCCTGGCGTCGGTCCTGGGCGGACTTTCCGGCAAGCCCCTGTTCGCCGTGCCCACTTCCGTGGGATACGGCATGGCCCACGAGGGGGAGGCCGCGTTGGCGTCCATGCTGGTCAGTTGCGCCCCGGGGATCGGCGTTCTGAACATCGACAACGGATACGGGGCCGCATGCGCGGCGGCACGCATCATCAACCTGCTTTCGCAAAAAGAGGTCCTGAAATGA
- a CDS encoding methyl-accepting chemotaxis protein translates to MRIGINNVLLFAVTSSVFAGILVICLYASSSTFNISSDIHAASLQQTAKSTKTFLSYYLQQAQEMVSDIAVLPAVSESLTNNPARAQKLLDSFVEKSKMFSSLIVLDPTGKAVVGHVKGGRMAASYAGRAYVQAIAAGADSYVTRNIVRGKTSKALLFVVAHAVRDEQNNLLGLLIGAVQWEGFTKTFIDPLKFGESGYAYIIDQTGRIIAHGADKNLILDPEFDTGLNAEALRLKNGIFEDEVDGQDKYVAVADVPETGWIVCMSASVDEMNASAARQRNILLLVGILVLVAVVAIIVPFNNRFILKPLALMGNFTKRVADGDLLGKLEGSFRFELSALADNLRQMVEELKNKLAFSEGVLRGIPAPCAILSPDHKLSWANQLACDSLEKNGGPENQVGQTAGAFMYGDSSRQTMADDALARKEAINDLFEHETVSGEKRTFDFTSTPFFDLEGELLGSFSFWTDQTEIYAQKKRIEEQNSVIAHTAAEASIVANNMASAAQQLSAQIEESTDNANRQRDKIQETATAMEEMNATILEVARYASETATNASSAQTNANEGSALMDEVVDSVQTISEETQILKQNIHDLGNQAQGIGSVLSVITDIADQTNLLALNAAIEAARAGEAGRGFAVVADEVRKLAEKTMQATGEVGRAITDIQKGTQDTVNRVERASEFVGQATEKAERAGASLSEIVTQIVAAGSQITSIATAAEQQSSTSEEINKAMDDIREFTADSTDSISQSNRAVAELAELAGRLNGLIGELETEEFRPA, encoded by the coding sequence ATGCGAATCGGTATCAACAACGTCCTTTTGTTCGCCGTCACCTCCTCGGTCTTTGCAGGCATTCTCGTCATATGCCTCTATGCTTCCTCCTCAACCTTCAACATCTCCTCTGACATCCACGCGGCCTCACTCCAGCAGACCGCTAAATCCACCAAGACCTTTCTTTCGTATTACCTCCAGCAGGCCCAGGAAATGGTCTCGGACATCGCCGTGTTGCCGGCCGTCTCCGAATCCCTGACCAATAATCCGGCCAGGGCCCAGAAACTGCTGGACTCCTTCGTCGAGAAGTCGAAGATGTTCAGTTCGCTCATCGTCCTCGACCCCACGGGCAAAGCCGTGGTCGGGCACGTCAAGGGCGGCAGGATGGCCGCGTCCTATGCGGGAAGGGCATACGTCCAGGCCATCGCCGCCGGAGCCGACTCCTACGTCACCAGGAATATCGTCCGGGGCAAGACCTCGAAGGCCCTGCTGTTCGTGGTGGCGCACGCCGTCCGCGATGAGCAAAACAACCTCCTGGGCCTGCTCATCGGAGCGGTTCAGTGGGAAGGCTTTACCAAGACGTTCATCGATCCCCTCAAGTTCGGAGAGAGCGGCTATGCCTACATCATCGACCAGACGGGCCGCATCATCGCCCATGGTGCGGACAAGAACCTGATCCTCGATCCCGAATTCGACACCGGCCTCAACGCCGAGGCCCTCAGGCTCAAGAACGGCATCTTCGAGGACGAGGTCGACGGGCAGGATAAATACGTGGCCGTGGCCGACGTCCCGGAAACGGGCTGGATAGTGTGCATGTCCGCCTCCGTGGACGAAATGAACGCAAGCGCGGCCCGCCAACGCAACATCCTCCTGCTGGTGGGCATCCTCGTCCTGGTGGCCGTGGTGGCCATCATCGTCCCGTTCAACAACCGGTTCATCCTGAAACCCCTCGCCCTTATGGGCAACTTCACCAAACGGGTGGCGGACGGCGACTTGCTCGGCAAGCTGGAGGGCTCGTTCCGCTTCGAACTGTCCGCGCTGGCCGACAACCTGCGGCAGATGGTGGAGGAGCTCAAGAACAAGCTGGCCTTTTCCGAAGGGGTGCTGCGCGGCATTCCCGCGCCGTGCGCCATCCTCTCCCCGGACCACAAGCTGAGCTGGGCCAACCAGCTGGCCTGCGATTCCCTGGAAAAGAACGGGGGCCCCGAGAACCAGGTGGGCCAGACCGCCGGAGCGTTCATGTACGGCGACTCCTCCAGGCAGACCATGGCCGACGACGCGCTGGCCAGAAAGGAGGCGATCAACGACCTGTTCGAACACGAAACCGTGTCCGGGGAGAAACGGACCTTCGACTTCACCTCCACGCCGTTCTTCGACCTGGAGGGCGAACTGCTCGGCTCCTTCTCGTTCTGGACGGACCAGACCGAAATCTATGCCCAGAAAAAGCGCATCGAGGAGCAGAACTCGGTCATCGCCCACACCGCGGCCGAGGCCTCGATCGTGGCCAACAACATGGCCTCTGCGGCCCAGCAGCTGTCGGCCCAGATCGAGGAATCCACGGACAACGCCAACCGCCAGCGCGACAAGATCCAGGAGACGGCCACCGCCATGGAGGAGATGAACGCCACCATTCTCGAGGTGGCCCGCTACGCCTCCGAGACCGCCACCAACGCGAGCAGTGCGCAGACCAACGCGAACGAAGGCTCCGCGCTGATGGACGAAGTCGTCGATTCCGTGCAGACCATCAGCGAGGAGACCCAAATCCTCAAACAGAACATCCACGACCTGGGCAACCAGGCCCAGGGAATCGGCTCGGTGCTCTCGGTCATCACCGACATCGCCGACCAGACCAACCTGCTGGCCCTGAACGCGGCCATCGAAGCGGCCCGGGCCGGAGAGGCCGGACGCGGGTTCGCCGTGGTGGCCGACGAGGTCAGGAAGCTGGCCGAAAAGACCATGCAGGCCACCGGAGAGGTGGGCCGGGCCATCACCGACATCCAGAAAGGCACCCAGGACACGGTCAACAGGGTCGAACGGGCCTCGGAGTTCGTGGGCCAGGCCACGGAAAAGGCGGAGCGCGCGGGCGCGAGCCTGTCCGAAATCGTCACCCAGATCGTGGCCGCCGGAAGCCAGATCACCTCCATCGCCACCGCGGCCGAACAGCAGTCCTCCACGTCCGAGGAGATCAACAAGGCCATGGACGACATCCGGGAGTTCACTGCGGATTCGACGGACTCCATCAGCCAGTCCAACCGGGCCGTGGCGGAACTGGCCGAACTGGCTGGCCGCCTGAACGGCCTCATCGGGGAACTGGAAACCGAGGAATTCCGCCCCGCCTAG
- a CDS encoding IclR family transcriptional regulator, whose protein sequence is MLKDGHKVPIKSVGHALNILECFRHNEDLGISEIASQLGRSKSTIHALVNTLSQWGFLEQNTENRKYRLGMSLLELGYIVRDRIDIRREARPCCQTLAERFDTTVHLAVVSAGEVIYIDKVDYGSSTVTYSRVGKRAPMYCTGIGKSILAYMPMDQLEKYIFSKPMEKFTPNTITTKEALLEELDTIRRQGYAIDNEEIEIGVKCFAAPVFNREGTPTHAISMSFLQARLGNEAVTDMVTKIKECAENISARIGYTGS, encoded by the coding sequence ATGCTCAAGGACGGTCACAAAGTCCCCATCAAGTCGGTCGGGCACGCGTTGAATATTTTGGAATGCTTCAGGCACAACGAAGACCTCGGCATATCCGAAATCGCCTCGCAGCTCGGCCGCTCCAAAAGCACCATACATGCTTTGGTCAATACGCTTTCCCAGTGGGGGTTCCTTGAGCAGAACACCGAGAACCGGAAGTACCGGCTCGGCATGTCCCTCCTCGAACTGGGATATATCGTCCGCGACAGGATCGACATCCGCCGGGAGGCCCGGCCGTGCTGCCAGACTCTGGCCGAGCGGTTCGACACCACCGTGCACCTGGCCGTCGTGTCCGCCGGCGAGGTGATCTACATCGACAAGGTCGACTACGGCTCCTCGACGGTGACCTACTCGCGCGTGGGCAAGCGGGCTCCCATGTACTGTACCGGTATCGGCAAGTCCATTCTCGCCTACATGCCCATGGACCAGCTCGAGAAGTACATCTTCTCCAAGCCGATGGAAAAATTCACGCCCAATACCATCACTACCAAAGAAGCCCTGCTGGAGGAACTCGACACCATCCGCCGCCAGGGCTACGCCATCGACAACGAGGAAATCGAAATCGGCGTCAAGTGCTTCGCCGCCCCGGTCTTCAACCGGGAGGGAACGCCGACCCACGCCATCAGCATGTCCTTTCTGCAGGCAAGGCTGGGCAACGAGGCTGTCACGGACATGGTCACCAAGATCAAGGAATGCGCGGAGAACATCTCGGCGCGCATCGGGTATACCGGATCATAA
- a CDS encoding 2-keto-4-pentenoate hydratase: MTTSFDVAKAAAELAKAEKDCRQIAPLTQTYPGMTVEDAYAVQLENVRARKAAGEKVIGMKIGLTSKAVQKMLGVDEPDYGHLFDSMFIGEGQPCPMAGLMQPKVEGELAFCLGKTLKGPGVTMADVYAATEYVIPSIEIVDSRIKDWKITLRDTVADNGSAARLVLGGRMRPIDAVDMRLTGMTLEKNGELLFSGTTAEVLGNPAASVAWLANKLGSFGIELTEGSIILAGAVTAMAVVEPGDSITVSFHGMGSVTTVFTGE, from the coding sequence ATGACTACTTCATTCGACGTTGCCAAGGCCGCCGCCGAACTGGCCAAGGCGGAGAAAGACTGCCGCCAGATTGCCCCGCTTACGCAGACGTACCCGGGAATGACCGTTGAGGATGCCTACGCCGTCCAGTTGGAGAACGTGCGGGCGCGCAAGGCCGCCGGCGAAAAGGTCATCGGCATGAAGATCGGCCTGACCAGCAAGGCCGTGCAGAAGATGCTCGGCGTGGACGAGCCCGACTACGGCCATCTTTTCGATTCCATGTTCATCGGCGAAGGGCAGCCGTGCCCCATGGCCGGGCTGATGCAGCCCAAGGTCGAAGGGGAACTGGCCTTCTGTCTGGGCAAGACGCTCAAGGGCCCCGGGGTGACCATGGCCGACGTCTACGCCGCGACCGAATACGTCATCCCCTCCATCGAGATCGTGGATTCCCGCATCAAGGACTGGAAGATCACCCTGCGCGACACCGTCGCGGACAACGGCTCCGCCGCCCGGCTCGTTCTGGGCGGACGCATGCGCCCCATCGACGCGGTCGACATGCGCCTGACCGGCATGACCCTGGAAAAGAACGGGGAGCTGCTCTTCTCCGGCACCACCGCCGAAGTCCTGGGCAACCCCGCCGCGTCCGTGGCCTGGCTGGCCAACAAGCTGGGCTCCTTCGGCATCGAACTGACCGAGGGCAGCATCATCCTGGCCGGGGCCGTGACCGCCATGGCCGTCGTCGAGCCCGGAGACAGCATCACGGTGTCCTTCCACGGCATGGGCAGCGTCACCACCGTCTTCACCGGAGAATAA
- a CDS encoding Ldh family oxidoreductase, translating to MSQEEQIVLKKEELSAVIQELLTKVGVPAADAAITADVMADTNARGVESHGVRWLDIYLQRIQAGGVSPVTKLDVVQDKPSLLILDANNGLGQVAMHRAVEMGAKKAKENGVAIVGLRNTNHFGACAYYTEMASKMGLVSFVCTNATPLMAPWGGIDLCIGTNPLSYGFPTKGTPIILDMATTAYARGKVFVAERKGEKIPEGVALDKNGAPTTDPKAALEGIMLPASGPKGFGLSLVIDLLCGIMTGAKYGTHITPIFGTIDKSQNIGHFAFFLDIEAFVPVEEYYNNIEDNIANMKKSRLAKGYDRIYMPGEIESGIREKNLKDGISIPKPTWDVLQEWKAKLA from the coding sequence ATGAGTCAAGAAGAACAGATTGTCCTGAAAAAGGAAGAGTTGTCCGCAGTCATCCAGGAGTTGCTGACCAAGGTCGGCGTTCCCGCCGCCGATGCGGCCATCACGGCCGACGTCATGGCCGACACCAATGCCCGCGGCGTGGAATCCCACGGCGTGCGCTGGCTGGACATCTACCTGCAGCGCATCCAGGCCGGCGGCGTCTCCCCGGTCACCAAGCTCGACGTGGTTCAGGACAAGCCCAGCCTCCTCATCCTCGACGCCAACAACGGCCTCGGCCAGGTGGCCATGCACAGGGCCGTCGAGATGGGCGCGAAAAAGGCCAAGGAAAACGGCGTGGCCATCGTCGGCTTGCGCAACACCAACCATTTCGGCGCCTGCGCCTACTACACGGAAATGGCCTCCAAGATGGGCCTGGTCTCCTTCGTGTGCACCAACGCCACCCCCCTGATGGCTCCCTGGGGCGGCATCGACCTGTGCATCGGCACCAACCCCCTGTCCTACGGCTTCCCGACCAAGGGCACGCCCATCATCCTCGACATGGCCACCACCGCCTATGCGCGCGGCAAGGTGTTCGTCGCCGAGCGCAAGGGCGAGAAGATTCCCGAAGGCGTGGCCCTGGACAAGAACGGCGCGCCCACCACGGATCCCAAGGCGGCCCTCGAGGGCATCATGCTTCCGGCCTCCGGCCCCAAGGGCTTCGGTCTCTCCCTGGTCATCGACCTGCTCTGCGGCATCATGACCGGCGCCAAGTACGGCACGCACATCACCCCGATCTTCGGGACCATCGACAAGTCGCAGAACATCGGCCATTTCGCGTTCTTCCTGGACATCGAGGCCTTCGTGCCCGTGGAGGAGTACTACAACAACATCGAGGACAACATCGCGAACATGAAGAAGTCCCGTCTGGCCAAGGGCTACGACCGCATCTACATGCCCGGCGAGATCGAATCGGGAATCCGCGAAAAGAACCTCAAGGACGGCATTTCCATTCCGAAACCCACCTGGGACGTCCTGCAGGAGTGGAAAGCCAAGCTGGCCTAG